In Alnus glutinosa chromosome 7, dhAlnGlut1.1, whole genome shotgun sequence, the sequence AACCGATCCTAATGGAATCGAGCATCCTGGAATCGATTGGCATGGAGATCATTGGCGTGATGTCCCCAGTCTCAATCTGCATGCTCCTGGTGGTCCTCATCgtctactctctctctcccgccaACCCCTTCTccccctcttcctcttcctccgtTCCCATCCGCACCGCTGCCAACCTTGTCTACCTTGAGAGCCCCTCCGACTCCGCCGTCCAAAAGCTCGAAGGAGCTCTCTTAAACGCCTTAGTGTTCGTCATCCTCATCGCCCTCGTCACCTTCCTCCTTGTCGTCCTCTACTATTACAACTTCACCAATTTCTTGAAGAACTATATGCGCTTCTCCGCCTTCTTCGTGCTCGCCACTATGGGCGGCTCCATTTTCCTCTCCATAATTCAGCATTTCTCCATACCCGTCGATTCCATCACTTGCTTCTTGTTGCTTTTCAACTTCACGGTCGTGGGTGTGTTGTCTGTCTTCTCCGGTGGGATACCCATATTCTTGAGGCAGGCGTATATGGTGTCGTTGGGGATAATCGTGGCGGCTTGGTTCACGAAATTACCCGAATGGACCACTTGGGTTTTGCTGGTGGCGTTGGCTGTGTATGATTTGGTGGCGGTCTTGGCCCCTGGAGGGCCACTGAAGCTGTTGGTGGAATTGGCATCGACTCGGGATGAGGAATTGCCGGCGTTGATCTACGAGGCTCGGCCGACCGTGTCGAGGAATACAGAAAATAGGGGGTCTAGTTTGGGGCTCCTGGTTGGTGGGGTTTCAGATTCTGGATCGGTTGAGCTGCAGGAGGTTGAGCGTGCCAATGTGAATCGAAATGAGGGCGAAAATCGCTGTAATTCTGAGTATAGTACTGTTGAGGTTGGTGAGTACGGTAGAGATGAAGGAGAGAGTTCCCCATTGGTGGGTCATTCGCGGGAAAGGCATTCATCGAGCAGTGGATCGTCGGAGTATTCGACTGTAGTTGTTTCGTCTGATCAAGCATGGAATGGAGCGTCCGAGATTGTTGTTGATGAGGAGATGTCTCCACTTGTTGAGATGAGGGGATTGGGGAATGATAGAGAACGAACAAGAAGGGATGATGCAGAGGTGACGAGTAGAGGTATTAAACTTGGCCTAGGAGACTTTGTTTTCTATAGCGTTCTTGTGGGTAGAGCTGCAATGTATGATCTTATGACAGTATATGCTTGTTACCTTGCGATTATTTCGGGACTTGGGTGCACTCTTATTTTGTTGTCGGTGTGCCATCGAGCTCTGCCTGCCTTGCCTATTTCAATTGCATTGGGTGTTGTTTTTTACTTCTTGACTCGGTTATTCATGGAACCTTTTGTTGTTGGGACAGCAACaaatttgatgatgttttgattcTCCATTTTCAAGAGATCAATTAAATGTTAGCAAAAGACTGATGTTTTCATGGGCATGGAATTTGTATACAAGGTGAAAGGTATTACTCCATAAATTCTCCCCTTGGTGATTAGTAATACTCTCATGATCCAATCTCTGAATTGGATAGTGCACCACATAATTATGCAATGGAACTGATATATTCTGGATCCAATCATATTTTCACAATGTTTCTTATGATGGTTGTTTATTTTAACTTGTTTAATAAAATATGTTTCAATCAGGCTATTAAGTTACTAGCCTGCCATAGAGATAGATAGATTCCCAGTAGGCAAATACCATTATGTATTGCCCAAGTCAGCTAAATTTTTTTCGTGTTTATGGTTCATATCGCCCTTTCAATATGTGGTACCAGGGATCTTAAGCAGTATCTTGTCTCAGTTTTTTAGTTTGAAAGTTTTCCGTTACCCAAACTTAGATTGTGTGGAGCGGGTTGCATAAACAATAGCAATGTATATGAGTTGATAAgaattgttttccttttcttcttttttttttttttttttttttggggggggggggggggggggggggggtgttgggGAAGAGAAGTGTGGGGGATTTCTGAGACAGTTTCCTACATGCTGAATTCTGGGATGGGGTTCAGACTAACAGAGAGTGGCCATTCCTGCAATATAGCCGGGATAAGCGGGAAGAGATTCCTGCCAAAAAGGTTGCCTTtactttgtaaaattttttgggTACTTTGATGCCTTAGAATCTTGTTCTCTTGTTGTGTTTGCTGGTGATCTTAGCCTTATCTTTTCTTCTGAAATCCTGTCCCTGCTGCCGCCGCAGGccttatctttatcttttctcttgttgtgtggtcttcttttcttttgtgataTGAATGGACCATTTCACATTGGTGGGAGCAATGTCTGAAATCCTTGTAGCATTTCCTCTTGGGTGGGATGTATACATGCATCCATGACACCATAAGGGTAGGCCACAAAGAACACTATACTCATTTTATGTTTAAGATATCTGCTATGGTGAAGATGGGTCTCTTATTAGGCTTTGTGGTGAAGTCTAGGAATGTTGGTGCCCTCAACATTTCCCATCTATTGTTTGCGGGCGATACTTTGATTCTTTCTGGGGTAAACTAGATCATCTTCGTAACTTGCGTTGTTTGTTCTTATGCTTTGAAATGGTCTCAGGTTTGAGGACTAATTTGACTAAATCGAAGTTGGTACTTGTTAGCAATGTCAATAGTGTGGAAGGTCTAGCTAGCATTTTGGGTTGCAAAGTATCGTCTCTACTTGTGAAATATCTAGGCCCCCGTTAGGAGTTTCATTTAAAGCCAAATCTATGTGTGATGctattattgagaagatagagtgTCGTTTGGTCGGATGGAATatgatgtatttgtcaaagggacCTTGATTGAAACTACTTT encodes:
- the LOC133874156 gene encoding presenilin-like protein At1g08700 — protein: MESSILESIGMEIIGVMSPVSICMLLVVLIVYSLSPANPFSPSSSSSVPIRTAANLVYLESPSDSAVQKLEGALLNALVFVILIALVTFLLVVLYYYNFTNFLKNYMRFSAFFVLATMGGSIFLSIIQHFSIPVDSITCFLLLFNFTVVGVLSVFSGGIPIFLRQAYMVSLGIIVAAWFTKLPEWTTWVLLVALAVYDLVAVLAPGGPLKLLVELASTRDEELPALIYEARPTVSRNTENRGSSLGLLVGGVSDSGSVELQEVERANVNRNEGENRCNSEYSTVEVGEYGRDEGESSPLVGHSRERHSSSSGSSEYSTVVVSSDQAWNGASEIVVDEEMSPLVEMRGLGNDRERTRRDDAEVTSRGIKLGLGDFVFYSVLVGRAAMYDLMTVYACYLAIISGLGCTLILLSVCHRALPALPISIALGVVFYFLTRLFMEPFVVGTATNLMMF